In Sorghum bicolor cultivar BTx623 chromosome 8, Sorghum_bicolor_NCBIv3, whole genome shotgun sequence, one genomic interval encodes:
- the LOC8063250 gene encoding uncharacterized protein LOC8063250 produces MAEDGRMPEGEKKQAAMDGRKDGVAREVIRMEREAVIPILKPKLIMRLAYLIEHEADRNEFLKLCKKVEYTIRAWYLLQFEDLMQLYSLFDPVSGEKRLEQQNLTSEEIETLEFNFMTYLFQVMEKSNFKLLSDEEYDIAQSGKYLLNLPIKVDESKLDKKLLTKYFKEHPHDNLPEFADKYIIFRRGIGIDRTTDYFFIEKVDVMISRAWSSLLRVTRIDRLFSKKQHLKPKNDTKKTDEINEDEEDPELFVERIRLEKIELSLKNLMSKMTIQEPTFDRMIVVYRRAGTKTKPDRGIFVKHFKNIPMADMEIVLPEKKNPSLTPMDWVKFLISAVIGLVTLVGSLEMPKADVWVVIAILSGVIGYCAKIYFTFQQNMTIYQNLITKSMYDKQLDSGKGTLLHLCDDVIQQEVKEVIICYYILMEQGKATTQDLDLRCEELIKEEFGAECNFDVHDAIKKLEKLSIVHRDSIGRILCVPLKRANEIIGTTTEELVLRAQQSPSS; encoded by the exons ATGGCGGAGGATGGGAGGATGCCGGAGGGGGAGAAGAAGCAGGCGGCGATGGACGGGCGGAAGGACGGGGTGGCGCGGGAGGTCATCCGGATGGAGCGGGAGGCCGTCATCCCCATCCTCAAGCCCAAGCTCATCATGCGCCTCGCATACCTCATAG AGCATGAGGCTGATCGAAACGAGTTCCTGAAGCTGTGCAAGAAGGTGGAGTACACCATCAGGGCCTGGTACCTCCTCCAGTTCGAAGACCTCATG CAACTGTACTCACTGTTTGATCCTGTTTCTGGTGAGAAGAGGTTAGAGCAACAGAACCTGACATCAGAGGAAATCGAGACCCTCGAATTCAATTTCATGACATATCTTTTTCAG GTGATGGAAAAGAGCAACTTCAAGTTGTTATCAGATGAAGAGTACGATATTGCACAATCTGGAAAATATTTGTTGAATCTTCCGATCAAAGTTGATGAATCTAag CTAGACAAGAAGTTGTTGACGAAATATTTTAAAGAACACCCACATGACAATCTACCAGAATTTGCAGACAAG TATATCATCTTTCGTCGGGGCATTGGAATTGATCGAACAACCGACTACTTTTTCATTGAGAAAGTAGATGTAATGATATCCCGAGCTTGGAGCTCATTGCTCAGGGTTACCAG GATTGACCGATTGTTCTCTAAGAAACAGCATTTGAAGCCAAAGAATGATACCAAGAAGACCGATGAAATTAATGAAGATGAAGAAGATCCAGAATTGTTTGTTGAGAGAATTCGATTAGAAAAAATTGAACTAAG TTTGAAAAATCTGATGAGTAAGATGACAATTCAAGAACCTACATTCGATAGGATGATTGTGGTGTACAG GAGGGCTGGTACAAAGACTAAGCCTGATCGAGGAATATTTGTAAAGCACTTCAAGAATATCCCAATGGCTGACATGGAAATTGTTCTT CCAGAGAAGAAAAATCCGTCACTAACACCGATGGATTGGGTCAAGTTTCTCATTTCTGCTGTTATCGGTTTG GTCACTCTAGTTGGGTCTCTTGAAATGCCAAAGGCTGATGTATGGGTTGTAATAGCAATCTTGTCTGGTGTGATTGGATACTGTGCTAAGATATACTTCAC ATTTCAACAAAATATGACAATTTATCAGAATTTGATTACAAAATCAATGTATGACAAACAGCTTGATAGTGGGAAAGGAACTCTTCTTCACTTATGTGATGACGTGATACAGCAAGAA GTTAAAGAGGTCATAATTTGTTACTACATTTTAATGGAGCAGGGAAAAGCCACTACACAA GATCTTGATTTACGCTGTGAAGAGCTAATCAAAGAAGAGTTTGGCGCAGAGTGCAATTTTGATGTTCATGATGCTATAAAGAAGTTAGAGAAGCTTAGCATTGTTCATCGG GACTCGATTGGAAGGATCTTGTGCGTTCCGTTGAAGCGTGCGAACGAGATCATCGGTACAACGACTGAAGAACTGGTGTTGCGCGCACAACAGAGCCCTTCTTCGTAG